A genomic window from Fibrobacterota bacterium includes:
- a CDS encoding META domain-containing protein, with protein sequence MHSSRPALLLCSLFLCGCENPDASTASAESSPRESGAIAFQLPSDDLGRATGTADSLRLELVRGDIKRSVTAPWNQPLCLDGLEPGSWSAQLGLYKANGQMTWLGMDSLKVFEGEVVPLSIPLRSARGTVDSILHPQGVLAAETRLFAEPWMLHQLGQTAIVGANAELRLTDSGAFYGLFPCGMSKGTFRADSSTLSFSGLPSSNATCTGERDTALGRSLLAALAATRRWTISQGHLSLRDSTGAFLARFETYLPRGRSRASVDTLTIAPSLDSTGLHIGLARIESIPLVTDSVILVDLQLPRRGSEVRLVSLPAGDRAPACGTRSWPAPDLKRILVVETSDPSLLYATAMDQVQIAIRWRDLPRRVRLEDRSGRSIEVERP encoded by the coding sequence ATGCATTCATCCCGCCCAGCTCTCCTGCTTTGCTCACTCTTCCTCTGCGGGTGCGAAAACCCCGATGCATCCACCGCCTCGGCCGAGTCCTCCCCCAGGGAATCCGGTGCGATCGCCTTCCAATTGCCATCAGACGACCTGGGTAGGGCGACAGGCACCGCAGACTCCCTGCGCCTGGAACTGGTTCGAGGGGACATCAAACGATCCGTAACCGCGCCATGGAACCAACCCCTCTGTCTGGATGGACTGGAGCCGGGTTCCTGGAGCGCCCAGCTGGGCCTTTACAAGGCCAACGGCCAGATGACCTGGCTGGGGATGGATTCCTTGAAGGTGTTCGAGGGGGAGGTCGTTCCGTTGTCGATCCCCCTGCGATCGGCGCGGGGAACCGTGGATTCCATCCTCCATCCCCAAGGCGTCCTCGCCGCCGAAACGCGGCTCTTCGCCGAGCCGTGGATGCTCCATCAACTCGGCCAAACCGCCATTGTGGGAGCCAACGCGGAACTTCGCCTGACAGATTCAGGTGCATTCTACGGCTTATTTCCCTGCGGCATGTCCAAGGGGACCTTCCGTGCGGACTCCAGCACGCTGAGCTTCTCCGGCCTGCCTTCCTCCAATGCGACGTGCACGGGAGAACGCGACACCGCCCTGGGGCGCAGTCTCCTGGCCGCCCTGGCCGCGACACGCCGTTGGACGATCTCCCAGGGGCACCTTTCGCTGCGCGACTCCACGGGCGCCTTCCTGGCGCGTTTCGAAACCTACCTCCCGCGCGGCCGTTCCCGCGCATCCGTGGACACGCTCACGATCGCTCCGAGCCTCGATTCGACCGGCCTGCATATCGGGCTGGCCCGGATCGAATCCATCCCCCTGGTAACAGATTCTGTCATCCTTGTGGATCTGCAACTTCCCCGCCGCGGAAGCGAAGTGCGGCTGGTATCGCTTCCGGCCGGCGATCGTGCGCCGGCATGCGGCACCAGGAGTTGGCCCGCCCCCGACCTGAAAAGGATCCTCGTCGTGGAAACGAGCGATCCTTCTCTCCTCTACGCGACGGCCATGGACCAGGTCCAGATCGCCATCCGGTGGCGCGATCTGCCCCGACGCGTGCGCCTGGAGGATCGCAGCGGCCGTTCCATCGAGGTCGAACGCCCCTGA
- a CDS encoding GGDEF domain-containing protein, whose translation MAESLATNPSRPIRWLALLKRELVVLTLIGATLALLAWQNWGMERTVILDAKTSRMRILTIDDHGEGGTSVCKTGSDSAGWWLHYDVHKGPNWVFCGINLGFTEGDSLAGRDLSGFDTLVVNMIHLRGPNQRLQVQIKANDPRLLSEAGINSMKYHDMILVPGDSGASRTSMPLDNFVIPPWWAGRYQVPARNLDPNRRDVREIEFATSADKLVLGTGSVGIRSLELHGKWIRQDKLIKILLVMWLAYITGGLVARLFRAFKDIRDLQGQTTRLKDLSERDPLTLLHNRRGLENRLAGLSQGSAEPGVWRTGLLMLDLDHFKSVNDTLGHDAGDQILRLLAGILQEEMRPTNLAARWGGEEFILLLPGIPPERLAPAAERVRARIESDLHYSGMSFTVSIGAALGNLDDFDDLVKRADDALYRAKEAGRNRVELA comes from the coding sequence ATGGCAGAATCCCTAGCAACCAATCCCAGCCGACCGATCCGGTGGCTTGCGCTTCTGAAGCGGGAGCTGGTGGTTCTGACGTTGATCGGAGCGACCCTGGCTCTCTTGGCCTGGCAGAACTGGGGAATGGAACGCACGGTCATCCTGGATGCCAAGACCAGCCGGATGCGCATCCTCACCATCGACGACCACGGAGAAGGCGGCACCTCGGTCTGCAAGACCGGATCCGATTCGGCAGGATGGTGGCTCCACTACGACGTGCACAAGGGCCCCAACTGGGTGTTCTGCGGAATCAACCTGGGTTTCACCGAAGGCGATTCCTTGGCCGGCCGCGACCTTTCCGGTTTCGATACCCTGGTGGTGAACATGATTCACCTACGGGGCCCCAACCAAAGGCTCCAGGTCCAGATCAAAGCCAACGATCCTCGGCTCCTTTCCGAAGCCGGGATCAACTCCATGAAATACCACGACATGATCCTGGTTCCCGGGGACTCGGGCGCTTCCCGCACCTCGATGCCGTTGGACAATTTCGTGATCCCTCCCTGGTGGGCGGGTCGCTACCAGGTCCCCGCCCGAAACCTCGATCCCAACCGCCGGGACGTGCGGGAAATCGAATTCGCCACCTCCGCCGACAAGCTCGTCCTGGGGACAGGATCTGTCGGGATTCGCAGCCTGGAGCTGCACGGCAAATGGATCCGCCAGGACAAATTGATCAAGATCCTTCTGGTGATGTGGCTGGCGTACATCACCGGAGGACTGGTCGCCCGACTTTTCCGGGCCTTCAAGGACATTCGCGATCTCCAGGGCCAGACCACCCGCTTGAAGGACCTTTCGGAACGCGACCCTCTCACGCTTTTGCACAACCGCCGCGGATTGGAAAACCGGTTGGCCGGATTGAGCCAGGGATCCGCCGAACCCGGCGTTTGGAGGACCGGCCTCCTGATGCTGGATCTGGACCACTTCAAGAGCGTCAACGACACCCTGGGCCACGACGCGGGCGACCAGATCCTGCGCTTGTTAGCCGGCATCCTGCAGGAAGAGATGCGTCCCACCAACTTGGCGGCCCGCTGGGGAGGGGAGGAATTCATCTTGTTGCTACCCGGCATTCCACCGGAACGGCTCGCACCCGCCGCCGAGCGGGTCCGCGCTCGGATCGAGTCGGACCTTCACTACAGCGGCATGTCCTTCACGGTGAGCATCGGCGCCGCCCTGGGCAACCTCGACGACTTCGACGACTTGGTCAAGCGCGCCGACGATGCCCTCTACCGCGCCAAGGAAGCCGGCCGCAACCGGGTGGAACTAGCCTGA
- the carB gene encoding carbamoyl-phosphate synthase large subunit — MPKRTDIHSILIIGSGPIVIGQACEFDYSGTQACKALKEEGYRVILVNSNPATIMTDPTTADRTYVEPITADAVAAIIAAERPDAILPTLGGQTALNCAMELASRGVLHEFGVEMIGATPSAIEKAESRQLFKAAMEKIGLESARSDVAHTMQEARKSRDRLGYPVVIRPAFTMGGAGGGFAYDDEEFERICSNGLALSPTTEVLIEESILGWKEYEMEVMRDKADNAVIICSIENLDPMGIHTGDSITVAPAQTLTDKEYQRMRDASLAILREIGVETGGSNVQFAVNPEDGRMVVIEMNPRVSRSSALASKATGFPIAKIAAKLAVGYTLPEIPNDITKMTPSCFEPSIDYVVTKIPRFNFEKFPGASNTLGTQMKSVGEAMSIGRSFKESLQKGFRSLETGRGGFGGDGKDKEMSDAEVELLMDMKKPQPDRLFGVRAAFERGWSIERVHAIGKYDPWFLAHIKELIDFEIKELKGKKLSDLTADIFRQAKEWGFGDQQIAFQTGSYEPEVRAARQKLDVCAVFKTVDTCAAEFEANTPYHYSAYEHENESVRTDRKKVVILGGGPNRIGQGIEFDYCCCHASYALKEEGVESIMINSNPETVSTDYDTSDKLYFEPLNREELLNILEHEKPDGVILQFGGQTPLKLARDLEDAGVKIMGTSPKSIWLAEDRKLFNVLMEDLKIKQPAGATAATAADAQAIVDRIGFPVLARPSFVLGGRAMKILYSNEELATYMRETVHPTPELPILIDQYLENATEVDVDCIRDMHGTAIVAGIMQHIEEAGIHSGDSACVLPSISLSESVLKTLREQTVRIAHALDVIGLMNIQYAVKDETVYVLEVNPRASRTVPFVAKATGIPFAKLATKVMLGKTLAELGYTEEKVPVHYSVKESVFPFAKFHGSDTVLGPEMKSTGEVMGIDATFGGAFAKSQIGASSKLPLKGTVFVSVNDRDKPAIVDVARRISAMGMKLVATSGTANFLKKQGIEVETVKKVSEGPGNIVDQLLEKKIALLINTPMGSDAKGDDAVIRQAALRAGVPYTTTLSAASAAAEAIATLRSTDLSVKCLQDWYA, encoded by the coding sequence ATGCCCAAGCGCACAGATATCCATTCCATCCTGATCATCGGTTCCGGACCCATCGTCATTGGGCAAGCCTGCGAATTCGATTACTCGGGGACCCAGGCCTGCAAGGCGCTGAAGGAAGAAGGGTATCGCGTCATTTTGGTGAACTCCAATCCGGCCACCATCATGACCGATCCCACCACGGCTGATCGCACCTACGTGGAGCCCATCACAGCCGACGCCGTGGCGGCTATCATCGCCGCGGAGCGCCCGGATGCGATCCTGCCCACCCTGGGTGGCCAGACCGCGCTCAATTGCGCCATGGAATTGGCCAGCCGCGGCGTGCTGCACGAGTTTGGGGTGGAAATGATCGGCGCCACCCCCAGCGCCATCGAGAAGGCGGAAAGCCGCCAGCTGTTCAAGGCCGCCATGGAAAAGATCGGCTTGGAAAGCGCGCGTTCCGACGTGGCCCACACCATGCAGGAAGCCCGTAAGTCGCGCGACCGCCTGGGCTATCCGGTGGTGATCCGCCCGGCCTTCACCATGGGTGGTGCGGGAGGCGGATTCGCCTACGACGACGAGGAATTCGAGCGCATCTGCTCCAACGGCCTTGCCCTTTCGCCCACCACGGAGGTCCTCATCGAGGAATCCATCCTGGGCTGGAAGGAATACGAGATGGAAGTGATGCGCGACAAGGCCGACAACGCCGTCATCATCTGTTCCATCGAGAACCTGGACCCCATGGGCATCCACACGGGCGACTCCATCACGGTGGCTCCGGCCCAGACGCTGACGGACAAGGAATACCAGCGCATGCGCGATGCCTCGCTGGCGATCCTGCGCGAGATCGGTGTGGAAACCGGTGGATCCAACGTCCAGTTCGCGGTCAATCCCGAGGATGGACGCATGGTGGTGATCGAAATGAACCCCCGCGTGAGCCGATCGTCGGCCCTGGCCTCCAAGGCCACGGGTTTCCCCATCGCCAAGATCGCCGCCAAGCTCGCGGTGGGCTACACCCTGCCGGAAATCCCCAACGACATCACCAAGATGACTCCCTCGTGTTTCGAGCCGTCCATCGACTACGTGGTGACCAAGATCCCGCGCTTCAACTTCGAGAAGTTCCCGGGCGCGTCCAACACCTTGGGCACCCAGATGAAGTCGGTGGGCGAGGCCATGTCCATCGGGCGTTCCTTCAAGGAGTCCCTCCAGAAGGGCTTCCGCAGCCTGGAGACCGGCCGCGGCGGTTTTGGCGGAGACGGCAAGGACAAGGAGATGTCCGACGCCGAAGTGGAGCTGTTGATGGACATGAAAAAGCCCCAGCCGGACCGTCTGTTCGGTGTCCGTGCCGCTTTCGAGCGCGGCTGGAGCATCGAGCGCGTCCATGCGATCGGCAAGTACGATCCGTGGTTTCTGGCCCACATCAAGGAGCTGATCGACTTCGAGATCAAGGAACTCAAGGGCAAGAAGCTCTCCGATCTGACGGCAGACATTTTCCGTCAGGCCAAGGAGTGGGGATTCGGCGACCAGCAGATCGCCTTCCAGACCGGATCGTACGAGCCCGAGGTCCGCGCCGCCCGCCAAAAGCTGGATGTATGCGCCGTGTTCAAGACGGTGGACACCTGTGCGGCGGAATTCGAGGCGAACACGCCCTACCATTATTCCGCCTACGAGCACGAGAACGAATCGGTGCGCACCGACCGGAAAAAGGTGGTCATCCTGGGTGGTGGGCCCAACCGCATCGGCCAGGGCATCGAGTTCGACTACTGCTGCTGCCACGCCTCCTACGCCCTGAAGGAAGAGGGCGTGGAATCCATCATGATCAACTCGAACCCCGAGACGGTCTCGACGGATTATGACACCTCCGACAAGCTTTACTTTGAACCGCTCAACCGTGAAGAGCTGTTGAACATCCTGGAGCACGAGAAGCCCGACGGCGTGATCCTGCAGTTCGGCGGCCAGACCCCGCTGAAGCTCGCCCGGGACCTTGAGGATGCGGGCGTGAAGATCATGGGCACGTCGCCCAAGTCCATCTGGCTGGCCGAAGACCGCAAGCTCTTCAACGTGCTGATGGAAGACCTCAAGATCAAGCAGCCCGCGGGCGCCACCGCCGCCACAGCCGCCGACGCGCAGGCGATCGTGGATCGCATCGGATTCCCGGTGCTGGCACGGCCCTCGTTCGTGCTCGGCGGTCGCGCCATGAAGATCCTGTATTCCAACGAAGAACTCGCCACCTACATGCGCGAGACCGTGCATCCCACGCCCGAGCTTCCCATCCTGATCGACCAGTATCTGGAAAACGCCACCGAAGTGGACGTGGACTGCATCCGCGACATGCACGGCACGGCGATCGTGGCCGGCATCATGCAGCACATCGAGGAGGCCGGCATCCACTCCGGCGACAGCGCCTGCGTGCTGCCCTCCATCAGTTTGTCGGAATCCGTCTTGAAGACCCTGCGCGAACAGACCGTGCGCATCGCCCACGCGCTGGACGTGATCGGCTTGATGAACATCCAGTACGCAGTGAAGGACGAAACGGTGTACGTGCTGGAAGTCAATCCGCGCGCCTCCCGCACGGTGCCCTTCGTGGCCAAGGCCACCGGGATCCCGTTCGCCAAGCTCGCCACCAAGGTGATGCTTGGCAAGACCTTGGCCGAGCTGGGCTACACGGAAGAAAAGGTCCCCGTGCACTACAGCGTGAAGGAATCCGTGTTCCCCTTCGCCAAGTTCCACGGTTCCGACACCGTGTTGGGGCCCGAGATGAAGTCCACCGGCGAAGTGATGGGCATCGACGCCACCTTCGGCGGCGCCTTCGCGAAAAGCCAGATCGGCGCGAGCTCCAAGCTTCCGCTGAAGGGGACGGTTTTTGTCAGCGTGAACGATCGCGACAAGCCGGCGATCGTGGACGTGGCGCGGCGCATCTCGGCGATGGGCATGAAGCTGGTGGCCACCTCGGGCACGGCCAACTTCCTGAAAAAGCAGGGCATCGAGGTGGAGACGGTGAAGAAGGTGTCGGAAGGCCCCGGGAACATCGTCGACCAGCTCCTGGAAAAGAAGATCGCGCTTTTGATCAACACACCGATGGGATCAGATGCCAAGGGCGACGACGCCGTGATCCGCCAAGCGGCCCTGCGCGCGGGTGTGCCGTACACCACGACGCTTTCCGCGGCGAGTGCGGCAGCGGAGGCGATCGCGACGCTGCGGAGCACGGACTTGAGCGTGAAGTGTCTACAGGACTGGTACGCCTGA
- a CDS encoding ATP-binding protein, with protein MFQRILVGELIEAAREYPAVVLFGPRQSGKTTLAKTTFPHLPWISLEDPDVRQAALADPRAFLGQIPSGAILDEIQNAPELLSYLQSILDTSSERGRFILTGSHQPRLRESVSQSLAGRIATLELLPLSIQELLPSSADEKTVWKLCQEGFYPRLHAEHLSAERFHKSYHATYVERDVRVLIQLKDSNRFDTFLRLLAGRIGQIVDYQSLANDVGVSAVTIKDWIGVLKASYLVLELPPWHSNTRKRLVKSSKLFFTDTGLACHLLGIRDPEHLWRDPLRGSLFENMIVADLVKYCLNRGRTPDLHFYRDSNGVEVDLLHADGRTVHPIEIKSASTFHPDFTKGLRSFRKTFASPSGQILAQSVVLANLDRDFAFDGGIATDLVRRNGDWSTILNP; from the coding sequence ATGTTCCAGCGCATCCTGGTTGGCGAATTGATCGAGGCTGCCCGCGAGTACCCCGCGGTCGTCCTGTTCGGGCCACGCCAGTCCGGCAAGACCACACTGGCCAAAACCACCTTCCCGCACCTGCCGTGGATCTCGCTGGAGGATCCCGACGTCCGCCAGGCCGCCCTCGCCGACCCACGCGCATTTCTTGGTCAGATTCCGTCCGGGGCGATCCTCGACGAAATCCAGAACGCACCGGAACTTCTCTCCTACTTGCAGTCGATTCTTGACACCTCTTCGGAGCGCGGCCGGTTCATTCTCACGGGAAGCCACCAGCCCAGGCTCCGCGAATCGGTTTCGCAATCGCTGGCGGGCCGCATCGCCACGCTGGAACTGCTTCCGCTCTCGATCCAGGAATTGTTGCCTTCGTCGGCAGACGAAAAGACGGTCTGGAAGCTTTGCCAGGAGGGCTTCTATCCGCGCCTTCATGCCGAACATCTGAGCGCCGAGCGGTTCCACAAGTCCTACCACGCCACCTACGTGGAGCGCGACGTGCGTGTTCTCATCCAGCTCAAGGACTCGAACCGCTTCGACACGTTCCTGCGCCTTCTGGCAGGACGCATCGGCCAGATCGTCGATTACCAATCGCTGGCCAACGACGTGGGGGTTTCGGCTGTCACCATCAAGGATTGGATCGGCGTCCTCAAAGCGTCGTACCTGGTGCTCGAACTTCCGCCGTGGCATTCCAACACCCGCAAACGCCTGGTGAAATCGTCCAAGCTCTTCTTCACAGACACCGGCCTCGCCTGCCATCTGCTGGGCATCCGCGATCCCGAGCACCTCTGGCGCGATCCGCTTCGCGGAAGCCTGTTCGAGAACATGATCGTGGCCGACCTCGTCAAGTATTGTTTGAACAGGGGAAGGACTCCCGATCTGCACTTCTACCGGGATTCCAACGGTGTGGAGGTGGACCTTCTGCATGCCGATGGACGCACCGTTCACCCCATCGAGATCAAATCGGCCTCCACGTTCCACCCCGATTTCACCAAAGGATTGCGTTCGTTCCGCAAGACCTTCGCGTCCCCTTCGGGACAAATTCTGGCACAAAGCGTGGTGCTGGCCAATCTCGATCGCGACTTCGCCTTCGATGGCGGAATCGCCACCGACTTGGTCCGGCGCAACGGGGATTGGTCCACGATCCTGAACCCGTAG
- a CDS encoding response regulator, with translation MSELKPILLAEDNPLDAELTLRAFAESGLVNRVDHVVDGVEVLEYLRRQGRFADREPGNPAVAILDLKMPRMDGIDALREIRADPELCLLPVVILTSSREDRDLLRSYQLGTNAYVVKPVQFSELIPAVKELGLFWAMVNVAP, from the coding sequence ATGTCTGAGCTGAAGCCAATCCTGCTGGCCGAGGACAATCCTCTGGATGCCGAACTGACTCTGCGAGCGTTCGCGGAATCGGGTCTGGTCAACCGGGTGGATCATGTCGTCGATGGCGTGGAAGTCCTGGAGTACCTCCGGAGGCAAGGGCGCTTTGCCGATCGGGAGCCAGGCAACCCCGCCGTGGCGATCCTGGACCTCAAGATGCCGCGCATGGATGGCATCGATGCTCTGCGGGAGATCCGCGCCGACCCCGAGCTCTGCCTCCTGCCGGTGGTGATTCTGACCTCTTCCCGGGAGGATCGCGACCTGTTGCGCAGCTACCAGTTGGGCACCAACGCCTACGTGGTCAAGCCGGTGCAGTTTTCCGAGCTGATCCCGGCGGTCAAGGAGCTCGGGCTGTTCTGGGCCATGGTCAACGTCGCGCCGTAG